The DNA sequence AGCCTAAATTAGGGGGACATTTGGAGCCctacaaagaaagcagaaaaagttaaacttttttttttaaaaaaatactaggcTGTGCTACTGTGGACTGGCTTGGTCCCTAATTTTAATGAGAGAGGTGAAATTCTGTAAAGAGCATTCACGTTTAACAATAGTTGTTTAACCccagaaatgaaagagaagggCAAGACGGACAGATGGATACCATTCTGAAAGCTTTGTCAAGCCAAAATAACATGTATAAGGATGGGTTTTttaactacacacacacacacacacacacacacagtgagaCCTGCCAAAATCTAATTATCTCTGTGCGTTGTATAGTACCTTGCAAAAGGGAAATTCAGTGCTCCAAGGCATTCAGCCTAGAAAGTAACTACTATTAACTAACTCTTCATTAGATTGTGAAGTTCTTACAAAGGTGGCAGACACTCCATATTTGAAACCTCTAATACTGGTCTCGAAAACGTAACTGGAAAGTATTAGTAAGGCAGAAGGGCATTTCTGTCCTCAATTATTATTAGTTTcatacagagggaaaaaaaaaaaaaaaacgctcctGTTCAGAGTATCTATAACTGAAGATGACTTGGACTCTGCATCACTGTATTGGGCATAAGAACTGTAAAAGCAAAACCTGATTCAAAGTCTAAGTGCCCCAAGATTTTCACATCAAAACTTTGGATATACTCCCATGTTTAAATAACATACTGCCAAGGGTCACTGCAGGTACTATTACTGCTGTCAGTGAAAAAAACTGTACCGCTCCTGCGAAAACACACTCACTTATCATTTTCTTGTGTCAAGAACTTCTAGGGCCAACTTTTAAGGTCTTCCTCAGGATGTGAGACGCCTGTAAAATCAGTATGTGTTTCCTCTCCTCAAGCGTCAAAGCTCTACCTTCTTCGTGTGTCTCAGTGACAAGGACTTTCTTCTGCAgataaaggcaacaaaaaaaagGCCGCTGTTTCTATTTCCAGTGGTCATCTCCTTGCACAAGGACACTGATGTAGTATTTCGTATTGGGTTGGCTTATCCAGCTTTGTCGGTCTGACTTCCTATGCTAATGATAACTCTTTAAATAGTCCTCTTTTCTCATCATGTCCCTAGAGACACAAAGATGATTTGCTTCCTGTTCTGAATTTAATTTGATATTTGGGGGAGATGTGAATTTTTTACCCTAACGTGCAGACTTCCACTGGGAGAAATGAGATCTGCGGTGATACAGGGCGCACAGCTTATACCAGTACAGTCTGTATTAGAAGCACAATGTGTAAAGAAAGGCTAAAGGTACAATGCTGTTTTTATTTGGAATAAGAAACTGCCCATGGCAAATATCTGGAGTGAACAAGCTTGGTTCTTGTTCAGTCAAGCGCTCTGAAATCCTATGAGAAATGTTACAGAACTGAAAACATCCTTATCTAGAGGTCCGAGTAACAGGGCTTCCCGATCGCCCTGCTGTCCTTCACTGGGAATCAGAGATGACCTGTTTTACTTGCAGCAGCCACGTGAACATGATCTTTCTAGCTGAATGTTTTGGCTTTGAATCTTTCTGCTTACTTCCTTTGTGAATTCAAAAATCTCAGAAGAATTTCCTATAATATCAATGTGAGTATCATAAGGAATAACCAAAACACATGGATAATGGGATTTTACAGTTTCACACGCCTgtttatatttctgcttttcatctcCGGTGTGCCCCTCAAGATAGATCCTTTCCTTACGTAAACTGTTATGAAGTTTTATAGACTGATTTTCAATTTCCTCTTTGACTCTTAAAACCTGTCTAGCGCCAGACCTACTTCTGGCATTCTCAAGATATACTGTAGTTATCTCACCATCAGTGATGTCAGAAATTACAACATCATAATTTACtaggaatttctttaaaaaaaagtatttcatgtaGTGGTATACATCTGTGTCAAGAACAACCACCTGTTTTTCTCCAGCTGGATCAGGAGTGAAATTACTTGTCTCCATGGAAAGTCTTTGTTGCTGGAGCCTCCTCTTTGGTCTCTGATGGGGCTTATTTTCTTGACTTTTGTCCTTCTCTGAAAGggattttgcttttaataagAGAAAGTCCTTTAGCAATTTGATTGCTGGAAATGGCCCTTGAACAAAAATATGCCCATTGGACTGCAAATGACCAAAGCTCAGAGCTGTGATGTTCTTTTTAAGTTCTTGTATCAGATCTTCTAGAACAAATTGATCTTTGAAAATAGACATATTGAGGACAGATGTGACAGAGCCGAAGACCtaaaattttaaattacagaagTTAAGTAATAGTTAACATTGCAATGGTTGTACAATTAGATAAATAATGAATGAGCTTACATTTTCACAGTAACGGGTTACTTTCAGAGGATAGTATCTGGACAGCCTCTTGTCTTCTAGTCGATGTTCATCCTTCTTTAGAACATTCTCTACAACTACAGAGAAAGTCAGATTCACTTGTTCTACAGTAAGATAATGTGCTGTTGCCAGTCTGATGGCTGGAACACTTCATAGgtgtttttttcttgatgttttccCTAACCATTTTCCATACAAATAAACAGGCAATTTAATACTcttgaatatttaatatttcatgcATCAGTAAAATTTTTCAGAGGAGAGAGATGGAAGCCTGTCGTCTTAGAATACTAATTGGCAGAGATTTAGTCCCAAAGGCCTGACTATAAAACTCATATCTGTTATGCAGGATATAAATTTATTcctcaaaccaaaccaaaccaaacaaacaacacTTCGCATGAAGGCTGTTCAGAGTTATGACTGtttctgaacagaaataaaatcctaAAACTTGACTGACCAAAAAAGAGGTGTTAGTCTTCCAGATACATAAAGTTCTTGTACCAGTAAGCAATTTGAAATGGTTTGTTTTAAGGTTAACATTCTATGGCTAATTCTTTGGGTGACAACTATGATTTCTATGGTTTATTAATTTAAATACCTTCTGGATCTTCAAAAGTTATATATGCAACTCCTTTTTTCATTGTCGGATATGTTACTTCTTCCACATCTCCACCGTTGTTCTTTGCCATTTGGAAATGAATCACCAGTATATCAGCCATGACATCATTGTTCAGAAGGCCATCCGGAACACCGGAGATGACAACCGTCCTTGCTGACTTAGCAGCTTGTCCTGTCGCCTGTGTAGAGACATGACACACTGTAAACACAGGTAGTACCAGTGACGTGTTTTACCATTAGCTCATTCTCTCCCATACAGGTCAACCAGATCCGCCCTGACAGCTACTGTGACTTCCATTCCTTTAGCACAAACTACATCCCCGATCAGCAGATAAATTAAGATGACTGCTGAGTCAGATTTTAATTTCAGAGAACGCCAGACTTCCCTCAGGCACACTTACATTACTGTAGAGTAAAAATGGCCTGATTCTGTAAGCAATTTACACCATTTCAGCATCTTCTTAAGTGAGAGCAGTAAAAATTACAACTACATTTAATAGCTTCTCAAATGAAGTGTTCAGTGTCACACTGTCAAGATTCTTTGCTCCACTTTGATTCTAATACTTAGAATTTTAAGAGAATGAAAATTGTTAATTGCATGTTCAGTTCAATAAGGATTGTCATTTCAGAATGGTAGGTCAGATTCAGATAGTCCTTCCTTGTTAAATTTGTGAGAGCTGGGATCTAGCATTATGCTCTGACTCATCTCTCTCCACTTACTAAATGGATAACGTTGTTAAACTGGAAGAACGTAATCCCAGTCATCTGAGATTTGCTGTGCGTAAAATAACTAAATACACACATGATTTTCATCAGAACCAAACCTCCCAATGTTGCAAACATGAAACCCATCCTCAGCAGGATTTGCATCTATGGCTTGTAAAGAAAAGCGAATTTTCCTTCCATTCTGTTTACACAGAAATAAACAGTAATACTGCACTGGGAATATCATAACAAAATTACTGAACACTGAGTAAATTTTGTAACACTTCATTGACtttttggaagaaagcaaatagttTAGTATGTCTGCATAGAAGCATTTGTGGGAACAAACTGTCAGTAACTTCTGAGTGACTGTACtcaaggttaatttttttttctaaactctttAGACTTCTCTTACAAAGTTTCTTCTGGACCTGTGCTGCACAAAATATTAGGGCCAGCGCAGCAGCTAGAAAGCCTGCAAAATGTGCCATAGGAGACTAATTTTTCATTGACACGCATCCAAACCTTTGTGGACCACTGCTATAGTATTTCTGAAGGGACTGAGGAGAAAGAGTCAATGAGATAGCGTAACCATGCACTGCTTTTAATTCACAGAGACACGAGGCCTTCTTTTATCAGCCATCAAATTTGAAGAGCTGAGAGCTCAAACTATattaggtgctttttttttctgatggtaaCGTTCACCGGAATAGCAACTTTCTGTGCTAGTCAGACAGCaccaagagaaaacaaacagggTGATTCCAAGACGAAGAGTTTTATGCTGAGTTTTCAGTCGCGCTTCACGCAACCAACGTGTCCCCTGCAAGAGCGGGAGCCCTCAGCTGCCAGACGGGACCTCACAACCTTGCCAGCTGGTGTTTCGGAGCAACGCTAgggttaggaaaaaaagaagggaaaaaaaaaaggaaacgcaGGAACGTACAGTTCATTTATGCTGAATCGTTTCTAGGGCGTGCGTTCAGCGGCTGGTGCTGCTGGGTCGAAACGCAGCCCCGCAGCAAGCGCCAAAGTGGAGAGAGGAGCTCCCTCGGTCTAGCGCTGGCTAGGGACATGGGCCCGCGGGCGTTCGCCATCTTCCTGGCACACCGTTTCCATGGAAAAGAGACTCTGGATGTGGGCTTTCGGCTCAGCAGGGGAGCCGAGCAGGCTGCCTGTCCCGCAGCTGCTAACTCCCCCGAGGGCCCTCTGGGGAGCGAGCGTATCCCACACGGCTCTGAAGGAGGCCCAGAGATAACTGAAGAGCTCGGCACTTTGTTAAGCCGTCTAAAGATTAAAAAGGAACATAAGCTAGAGGGTGAATGACGTTGTTGTTGTCGCCAGGACAGTGAAACGCTCCGTAAACACCGAAAAGGCGATTCAAAACAGACAGGAAGACGCCAAGAGATCGCGCCGGTTCACGCGCTGCTATAAATAAAAACCTAAAACATCAAGGTAAGCGGGAGGAAAAGCAGACCTGGCGTTAGCACTAAAGAACCGAAAGGCTGAGACAACAGCTGCCGTACGACCCAGGGCGGCTCCAGCCCGCCGCGTCACTTCACCTGAGGAATCGCATGGGGGAAGGGCGGCAACAACgcagccgcgccgccgctcgccaCGCGAATATAAAGTTTTTAACAAACTGCGCAAAAGAGACGGGGGCGCCGCGCGCCCCCACACACCCCGCCcgctttccctttttttgttttttttttctggcaaaaccAGGCTTTCCGACGCGCCGACGCCCGCCTCCCAGGAGCACCGCGCCTTCTAGACGCTTCCCCTCGCCGCCCCGCCCCTGAGGCAGCCCCGGCTaacgccccgcgccccccgccgcccctacCCGCAGCCCCCGTCGCCCCGCAGACACTCGCCatggccgcgccgcccgcccgcgttTCGCTTCGCCGCGggcccctcccgccgcgccgcgggccccgccgggagctgtagtcccgggcgggccctgccgccgccgccgacccgccccgccccgcctcgggcGCGCTTGTTCCTCACAGAGCCGCGCTGCGCCGCCTGCTCCGTGTCCTGCCCGAAGGGCGACCgcggcccgcgcccgcgcccgcgcccctgactcttctcttctcttttcaggcTACGGTGGCGTCCAGCTTCGGCTGTTGCAGCCTTACGGTTTGGCCGCTCTGCCTGAAAGCAGCATCTACGccagtattaaaaagaaaattaaaaaaagctcttCTTCAAACTCCCAGtcaaaaaataaattcacttaaGCAGGTACAAAAAGGATAGTATATTATTACAGGAAAGTTGAGAAATTCACAAATATAGATTGTCTTAACATTCATCATTAATCTCATCTTGATTTTAAGTTACTTGAAACCTCTCTCTTCTCACTAGTCGCACATGATATACGAGACCTTATGAAAACGTGAAGCCCTCTCCTTATTTTGAGGATTTACTTCTCAACGTTTATCAGGGAGGTATGGATACAATTCcagccttttctttatttttaaaccttcatcaaatctttcccctctttctttttaaggCATTTGATCGTATCAGCTACTTAGTCTTAAAACCCAAAAGTTACAGGCAGGAGCGCCAGTCCCCAGGAGCGCTGCAGCCCTCCTCCCTGACCCCCTCCACAGCTGCCAGGGATCCATCCATGCCTTTGCATGCACTGAACAGTAAGAGGAGCTATACGCCCATGTATCTTTTTCCAGTATCTTCAAAATGAACTGTGGTGGTACTGGCCTTTTAGTTTCCTATATTAAACAATAAATATGGTTGATTAATTGCAAAATGGAGTTTATCTAGAATAATATCATCTGAGGTATACTTGCAGTGCTCTTCTTACACTAGAGTTTAAGTGCCTATTCCTTTCTTGCATACCGAGATctcaaatgttttgaaatattattgTCATTGATGTTGGACCCATGCTACTTTGAAGATTACTGCTGCCAAACTGTTTCAGACCCCAAGGCAGCAAAACAGgtcacagcagaaaagcaaaaatatccaCCTTTGGGGAAAATAATTCCTTCTCTTGCCTTTGCACTCCCATTTTATTGCAAAGATCTTTTAGAATGAGAACTGAGAGGATAAATGGGAAACAAAAGGAgtttaaatgctgaaaaaataatttacccCAAGTTCTTCATTATGCCTTTTTCCAGCTGACTCCTCTATACCTATCCTTCTGGAGTTGGAAACCTGGCCAGTCACATGCAACAAAATACCTCAGACACAGCGTTCATCATTAGATTGTTTCCCCAGTACTGTTACAAAGCCACCTGTTTTAGATAAAGAATCATCTAAATTTGTAGCTAGCACCTGTAGTATTTTAAGTTAAGCAAAAACACTgaatacaaaacaaagaaaaaaatataactgtAGAAACAAATACAAGAAAACCCAGCAAACCAGCCTATTAACTTGTAAGAAACTCAGCACAAGTTGGATCAGATCCTGGAGGAAGTATCAGCATTTCAACAGCTAAAAGCAGCATTACTGCATTTCTAGTAAGGTGCATTCGTGGCATTTGTGCACTCTTCCCCTTGTCCATTACAACCATCATATACAGAGTGAGTGAGCAAGTCTCCTTTTCCTATTGCCATTTCATCACTAATTTGTTGATGTAAATTTTAATGAAACTATAGAGTAATTGCTTTGAAGTATTTGAGGTGTGGTGGTACCCGCTAACCTAAGTGGGACTGGAGTTGTATCGGAGAGAGACTTTTTGAAGCTAAGGCACTTAAAAAGCAGATCTGTGAG is a window from the Struthio camelus isolate bStrCam1 chromosome 6, bStrCam1.hap1, whole genome shotgun sequence genome containing:
- the RBM43 gene encoding RNA-binding protein 43 isoform X1, producing the protein MATGQAAKSARTVVISGVPDGLLNNDVMADILVIHFQMAKNNGGDVEEVTYPTMKKGVAYITFEDPEVVENVLKKDEHRLEDKRLSRYYPLKVTRYCENVFGSVTSVLNMSIFKDQFVLEDLIQELKKNITALSFGHLQSNGHIFVQGPFPAIKLLKDFLLLKAKSLSEKDKSQENKPHQRPKRRLQQQRLSMETSNFTPDPAGEKQVVVLDTDVYHYMKYFFLKKFLVNYDVVISDITDGEITTVYLENARSRSGARQVLRVKEEIENQSIKLHNSLRKERIYLEGHTGDEKQKYKQACETVKSHYPCVLVIPYDTHIDIIGNSSEIFEFTKEVSRKIQSQNIQLERSCSRGCCK
- the RBM43 gene encoding RNA-binding protein 43 isoform X2, producing the protein MADILVIHFQMAKNNGGDVEEVTYPTMKKGVAYITFEDPEVVENVLKKDEHRLEDKRLSRYYPLKVTRYCENVFGSVTSVLNMSIFKDQFVLEDLIQELKKNITALSFGHLQSNGHIFVQGPFPAIKLLKDFLLLKAKSLSEKDKSQENKPHQRPKRRLQQQRLSMETSNFTPDPAGEKQVVVLDTDVYHYMKYFFLKKFLVNYDVVISDITDGEITTVYLENARSRSGARQVLRVKEEIENQSIKLHNSLRKERIYLEGHTGDEKQKYKQACETVKSHYPCVLVIPYDTHIDIIGNSSEIFEFTKEVSRKIQSQNIQLERSCSRGCCK
- the RBM43 gene encoding RNA-binding protein 43 isoform X3 — encoded protein: MATGQAAKSARTVVISGVPDGLLNNDVMADILVIHFQMAKNNGGDVEEVTYPTMKKGVAYITFEDPEVVENVLKKDEHRLEDKRLSRYYPLKVTRYCENVFGSVTSVLNMSIFKDQFVLEDLIQELKKNITALSFGHLQSNGHIFVQGPFPAIKLLKDFLLLKAKSLSEKDKSQENKPHQRPKRRLQQQRLSMETSNFTPDPAGEKQKKVLVTETHEEGRALTLEERKHILILQASHILRKTLKVGPRSS